In the Helianthus annuus cultivar XRQ/B chromosome 11, HanXRQr2.0-SUNRISE, whole genome shotgun sequence genome, one interval contains:
- the LOC118483975 gene encoding uncharacterized protein LOC118483975 — MELAHRAHWAIKTVNADYDEAGKLRKLQLSEIEEIRDEAYECASAYKDKLKKVHDAKLRKKTFEVGQKVWLYNSRLKMFAGKLKSKWMGPYVIRRVGRFGDVDIQDEQTLKQQTVNGHRLKPYLEGNDINNLELDKAGYILRPVEEEQP, encoded by the coding sequence atggagttagCGCATCGGGCGCATTGGGCGATCAAGACAGTCAACGCGGATTACGATGAGGCGGGTAAGTTGAGAAAGTTACAATTAAGTGAGATAGAAGAGATTCGAGATGAGGCGTATGAATGTGCATCGGCTTATAAGGATAAGCTAAAGAAAGTGCATGATGCGAAGTTGCGCAAGAAAACGTTCGAGGTGGGTCAGAAGGTTTGGTTGTACAACTCACGATTGAAAATGTTTGCGGgcaagcttaaaagcaaatggatgggtccgtatGTTATTCGAAGAGTTGGGCGATTTGGTGATGTGGACATCCAAGATGAGCAAAcgttgaaacaacaaacggtgaacggtcaccgcttGAAGCCGTACTTGGAAGGAAATGACATCAataacttggagcttgacaaagcgggctacatcttacGCCCGGTCGAGGAGGAACAACCATAA